One genomic segment of Impatiens glandulifera chromosome 6, dImpGla2.1, whole genome shotgun sequence includes these proteins:
- the LOC124941280 gene encoding uncharacterized protein LOC124941280, whose product MGIIRSYFSFICGTVCGVYIAQNYNVPNIRKLAYFGLDRAKKVEETYRKPKKDGDGDL is encoded by the coding sequence ATGGGTATAATCAGAAGCTATTTCAGTTTTATTTGTGGAACAGTTTGTGGGGTTTATATTGCTCAGAATTATAATGTACCCAACATTAGAAAGCTTGCTTATTTTGGATTAGATAGGGCTAAGAAGGTTGAAGAGACCTACCGGAAACCTAAGAAGGACGGCGACGGCGATCTTTGA
- the LOC124941276 gene encoding flavin-containing monooxygenase FMO GS-OX-like 7 produces the protein MAKSVKTAVIGAGVAGLVAARELRKEGHKVTVFEKSSKIGGTWVYDPRIESDPISIDPTREVVHSSLYLSLRTNLPRDLMGFSDYPFSVRENGDLRNYPGHEEFLLFLNDFVRNFEITELIRFNSEVVGVERVGSGNGGWSVEFKNKSGSSETEIFEAVLICNGHHTIPVLANHSGMEKWKGKQIHSHNYRVPKPFLDQIVVMIGNGPSGIDISKEIATVAKEVHLSSRSPDTKIAKLEGHHNMWQHSDIECVDNERGIVLFKDGSSVHPDIIFHCTGYKYDFPFLRTNGVVAVDDNRVGPLYKHVFAPEFAPSLSFLALPTRVGTIFGLVK, from the exons ATGGCTAAGTCTGTTAAGACGGCGGTGATCGGAGCAGGCGTCGCCGGACTTGTCGCCGCCAGAGAACTCAGGAAAGAAGGCCACAAAGTAACCGTTTTCGAAAAATCATCGAAAATTGGAGGAACATGGGTTTATGATCCCCGTATAGAATCCGACCCGATTAGCATCGACCCGACTCGAGAAGTCGTTCATAGTAGCCTCTATCTTTCTCTTCGAACAAACCTTCCTAGAGATTTAATGGGTTTCTCTGATTATCCATTTTCAGTCAGAGAAAATGGAGATCTGAGGAATTACCCGGGTCATGAAGAGTTTTTGTTGTTTCTGAACGATTTCGTAAGGAATTTTGAAATCACTGAGTTGATTCGGTTCAACTCGGAGGTTGTTGGAGTCGAACGGGTCGGGTCGGGCAACGGCGGTTGGTCCGTGGAGTTCAAAAATAAGTCGGGTTCATCTGAAACCGAGATATTCGAAGCTGTCTTGATTTGTAATGGTCATCATACTATCCCGGTTTTGGCGAATCATTCGGGTATGGAAAAGTGGAAAGGAAAGCAAATTCATAGTCATAATTATCGTGTTCCAAAACCATTCCTAGATCAA ATTGTAGTTATGATTGGAAATGGTCCGAGTGGAATAGACATATCAAAAGAAATCGCTACAGTGGCGAAAGAAGTTCATCTTTCGTCAAGATCACCCGATACGAAAATCGCCAAATTGGAGGGCCACCATAACATGTGGCAACATTCCGAT ATTGAATGTGTCGATAATGAGCGTggtattgtattatttaaagaCGGTTCATCAGTTCATCCCGATATAATCTTCCATTGTACAGG gtaCAAATACGATTTCCCATTTCTTAGGACAAATGGGGTTGTGGCCGTGGATGATAATCGTGTCGGACCGTTGTATAAACATGTATTCGCGCCAGAGTTTGCCCCTTCTCTTTCGTTTCTTGCCTTACCTACTCGGGTTGGTACTATTTTCGGATTGGTTAAGtaa
- the LOC124941277 gene encoding vesicle-associated protein 1-3-like, which yields MSSADLLNVQPPELKFPVEPKKQSSCSLTLTNTTDKYVAFKIKTTNPKNYCVRPNNGVVLPGSPCIVTVTMQAQKEAPLDLQCKDKFLIQSVIAPDGIDAKDVTAEMFEKAPGKIIGDFKVRVVYLPANNPSPIQEGSEDGSSPRASVIDNGNQASLPDSAFRSSGDPLEKASSGVSSSIMSKLMEEKELAIQQNMKLHQELELLRNETGKKHGGGFSVLFVVLFGLIGILIGYLLKQA from the exons ATGAGTTCTGCCGATCTTCTCAACGTTCAACCTCCAGAACTCAAATTTCcag TTGAACCCAAGAAGCAGAGTTCGTGTTCATTGACGTTAACTAACACCACTGATAAGTATGTAGCGTTCAAG ATTAAAACAACAAACCCTAAGAATTACTGTGTTCGTCCTAACAATGGTGTGGTTTTACCTGGTTCTCCCTGCATTGTAACGG TAACAATGCAAGCACAAAAGGAGGCACCTTTAGATCTTCAATGTAAAGATAAGTTCCTTATTCAAAGTGTGATTGCTCCAGATGGTATAGATGCTAAAGATGTAACTGCAGAAATG TTTGAAAAGGCACCTGGTAAGATTATTGGTGATTTTAAGGTGAGGGTTGTTTATTTACCCGCAAATAATCCATCACCAATTCAAGAAGGATCTGAAGATGGGTCTTCGCCAAGGGCATCTGTGATTGATAATGGAAACCAAGCTTCGTTACCAGATTCT GCTTTTAGGTCTTCCGGTGACCCATTGGAAAAAGCTTCATCTGGG GTGTCTTCCTCTATTATGTCAAAACTGATGGAGGAGAAAGAACTTGCTATTCAACAAAACATGAAGCTTCACCAAGAATTG GAACTGTTGAGAAATGAGACGGGGAAGAAGCATGGTGGTGGCTTCTCGGTATTGTTCGTGGTTTTATTTGGTCTGATAGGTATTTTGATCGGTTATCTTTTGAAGCAAGCGTAG
- the LOC124943922 gene encoding uncharacterized protein LOC124943922 — protein MTSLKVRNQGLDYNAKVIFVPSIKKIATFIGYYSSACRTKYSGWSDDNYVEKALELYRDNERQRFSLLEEWKMVCDQPRYMVGANESGSSGSKRKSGGDEVESSAPSIIRLEGRDATKKKARKASTSRKSKAEIHEELSNVASTLEKFKERRASTASAMLEYARVRKLEMLMSLKNKEEHDVVDENTYQILLRELFPN, from the coding sequence ATGACAAGTTTGAAGGTGAGAAACCAAGGACTGGATTACAATGCAAAAGTCATTTTCGTaccatcaataaaaaaaatcgcaACTTTTATTGGTTATTATAGTTCAGCATGCAGAACTAAGTATAGTGGTTGGTCCGATGATAACTACGTGGAAAAGGCTTTAGAGTTGTACCGTGATAATGAAAGGCAAAGGTTTTCCTTGTTGGAAGAGTGGAAGATGGTCTGTGACCAACCAAGATATATGGTAGGAGCAAATGAATCTGGAAGTAGTGGATCAAAGAGAAAAAGTGGAGGTGATGAAGTTGAATCCTCAGCACCATCCATCATACGTCTAGAAGGTAGGGACGCAACAAAGAAGAAAGCTAGAAAAGCATCAACTTCGAGAAAATCAAAGGCTGAAATTCATGAGGAGTTATCTAATGTAGCCTCTACTcttgaaaaatttaaagaaagGAGGGCTAGTACTGCTTCGGCTATGTTGGAGTATGCCCGTGTTAGGAAGTTGGAGATGTTGATGTCCTTGAAGAATAAAGAAGAGCATGATGTTGTGGATGAGAATACTTATCAGATATTACTGAGGGAATTGTTCCCAAACTAA